Proteins from one Mycobacterium sp. SMC-2 genomic window:
- a CDS encoding peptidoglycan DD-metalloendopeptidase family protein yields the protein MLHTEDGYSKSARNLANYLSNNPYEVSYHYTVDNAGQLYNIVDTDFYANSVLQPGNSKSINLAFAGSFTSWPRQTWFEQMQDAIDVAAFIAVRDAQRYGLQPRVISPEHARRGATGITDHNGVRIATGRGDHTDVGPGFPWDYFANKMCEFAGVRTLSGPAVLARASPSYPGTTIAQGSAGPHVVLIQKRLNDVADAGLLTDGEFAPLTGRAVTGFQNSCGLVADGQVGPQTWATLFSYRDRISPPRTEKGFVASTDGQPRAPLRYWPLGAGRRVTSPFGWRDGEYHTGIDFGRQGGSADMPVYACQSGTVIYAGAAQGYGGPDPAGWLVVDSSDDQGSGCFEYGHIVREVAKGDAVVAGQRIGRINPDSSTNGGVAPHLHLSFMPREYNPGSKTDPAPWLRDALEPEGTKSAPTRSSRSRPAPARKGAPKRSRRKADARS from the coding sequence ACCGTTGACAATGCCGGGCAGCTGTACAACATCGTGGACACCGACTTCTACGCGAATTCGGTTTTGCAGCCGGGCAATTCGAAATCCATCAATCTCGCCTTTGCCGGATCCTTTACCAGCTGGCCGCGCCAAACATGGTTCGAGCAGATGCAAGATGCTATCGACGTCGCTGCGTTTATCGCGGTCCGCGACGCGCAACGCTACGGCCTGCAACCACGAGTGATCAGTCCCGAACACGCGCGCCGGGGTGCAACCGGAATCACCGATCACAACGGAGTGCGGATCGCGACGGGCCGTGGCGACCACACCGATGTCGGCCCCGGCTTCCCCTGGGACTACTTCGCCAACAAGATGTGCGAATTCGCCGGCGTGCGAACGCTTTCTGGGCCGGCGGTGTTGGCACGCGCTTCTCCCAGCTATCCGGGAACCACAATTGCGCAGGGCTCGGCCGGCCCGCACGTCGTGCTGATCCAGAAACGGTTGAACGACGTTGCCGACGCGGGACTGCTCACCGACGGCGAATTCGCACCGTTGACGGGCCGTGCGGTGACCGGCTTCCAGAACAGCTGCGGTCTGGTCGCCGACGGGCAGGTCGGGCCGCAGACATGGGCGACCTTGTTCTCGTATCGCGATCGCATCTCCCCGCCGCGGACCGAGAAGGGCTTTGTGGCATCCACAGATGGCCAACCGCGAGCGCCGCTACGCTACTGGCCACTGGGAGCCGGACGCCGGGTGACGAGCCCGTTCGGCTGGCGCGACGGCGAATATCACACCGGCATCGACTTTGGCCGCCAGGGCGGGTCAGCCGACATGCCCGTGTACGCCTGCCAATCGGGCACCGTGATCTACGCGGGGGCGGCCCAAGGTTACGGCGGGCCCGATCCCGCGGGGTGGCTCGTCGTCGACTCCTCTGATGACCAAGGTTCCGGTTGCTTCGAATACGGGCACATCGTCCGCGAGGTCGCCAAGGGCGACGCCGTCGTCGCGGGCCAGCGCATCGGGCGGATCAATCCCGACTCTTCAACCAACGGTGGAGTGGCGCCCCATCTGCACCTCAGCTTCATGCCGCGCGAGTACAACCCGGGCAGCAAAACCGATCCGGCCCCGTGGCTGCGCGACGCCCTCGAGCCCGAAGGAACGAAATCGGCGCCGACGAGGTCGTCTCGGAGCCGCCCGGCGCCCGCCCGGAAAGGAGCACCAAAGCGCTCCAGGCGGAAGGCCGACGCGCGCAGCTAG
- a CDS encoding lipase maturation factor family protein — MGWFSAPEYWLGREVLERGVAVVYLLAFVAAAAQFRALIGENGMQPVPRFLARQSFWRTPSLFHLRYSDRLFSAVSWFGAALAAAIAAGAADAVPLWAAMLMWLTLWILYLSIVNVGQTWYAFGWESLLLETGFLMIFLGNDHVAPPVLTLWMARLLLFRVEFGAGLIKMRGDPCWRDLTCLYYHHETQPMPGPLSWFFHHLPKPLHRIEVAGNHFAQLIVPFGLFAPQPVAGIAAAIIVVTQLWLVASGNFAWLNWLTILLACSAIDDSSIALVLRTDRPAFSVTPVWFAAPVIAFAAAVLYLSYWPVRNMLSSRQRMNMSFNSFHLVNTYGAFGSIGRVRREVVIEGTDETHLNDQTVWKEYEFKGKPGAVRRLPRQWAPYHLRLDWLMWFAAISPAYAQPWLTPFLQRLLRNDRPTLRLLRHNPFPDSPPRYVRARLYEYRFTTPAELRRERAWWHRTLIGGYVRPMALPAATPQRTD, encoded by the coding sequence ATGGGCTGGTTTTCCGCACCCGAATATTGGCTCGGCAGAGAGGTGCTCGAGCGGGGTGTCGCGGTGGTCTACCTGCTCGCGTTCGTCGCGGCCGCCGCGCAGTTCCGGGCGCTCATCGGCGAGAACGGAATGCAGCCCGTCCCCCGTTTCCTGGCCCGGCAGTCGTTTTGGCGCACACCCAGCCTCTTTCATCTGCGCTACTCCGATCGCCTGTTCTCTGCGGTGTCCTGGTTCGGCGCGGCGCTGGCCGCGGCGATCGCCGCCGGCGCGGCCGATGCGGTGCCGCTCTGGGCCGCGATGCTGATGTGGCTGACGCTGTGGATCCTTTACCTTTCGATCGTCAACGTCGGGCAGACCTGGTATGCCTTCGGGTGGGAGTCACTGTTGCTGGAAACAGGTTTCCTGATGATTTTCCTCGGCAACGATCACGTGGCGCCGCCGGTGCTCACGTTATGGATGGCCCGGTTGCTGTTGTTCCGAGTGGAGTTCGGCGCCGGCCTGATCAAGATGCGCGGCGACCCGTGCTGGCGCGACCTGACGTGCTTGTACTACCACCACGAAACGCAGCCCATGCCGGGGCCGTTGAGCTGGTTCTTCCACCACCTGCCCAAGCCGCTGCATCGAATCGAGGTGGCGGGCAATCACTTCGCGCAGCTGATCGTGCCGTTCGGGTTGTTCGCGCCGCAGCCGGTGGCCGGCATCGCCGCGGCGATCATCGTCGTCACCCAGCTGTGGCTGGTGGCGTCGGGCAATTTCGCCTGGCTCAATTGGTTGACGATCCTGTTGGCGTGCAGCGCCATCGACGACTCGTCGATCGCTTTGGTGCTCCGCACCGACCGCCCGGCGTTTTCGGTGACGCCGGTTTGGTTCGCCGCCCCGGTGATCGCGTTCGCCGCGGCGGTGCTGTACTTGAGCTACTGGCCGGTACGCAACATGCTCTCGTCGCGGCAGCGAATGAACATGTCGTTCAATTCTTTTCATCTGGTGAACACCTACGGCGCGTTCGGGAGCATCGGCCGGGTGCGCCGCGAGGTCGTGATCGAAGGCACCGACGAGACGCACCTGAACGACCAGACCGTTTGGAAGGAGTACGAATTCAAGGGCAAGCCCGGCGCCGTGCGCCGGCTGCCGAGACAGTGGGCACCCTATCACCTGCGCCTGGACTGGCTGATGTGGTTCGCCGCCATCTCGCCCGCCTACGCGCAGCCGTGGCTGACGCCGTTCCTGCAGCGGTTGCTGCGCAACGATCGGCCCACGCTGCGCTTGCTGCGGCACAACCCGTTCCCGGACTCGCCGCCGCGGTATGTGCGCGCGCGACTCTACGAATATCGCTTCACGACGCCGGCCGAGCTGCGCCGTGAGCGGGCCTGGTGGCATCGGACGCTGATCGGCGGCTATGTCCGTCCGATGGCCCTGCCGGCAGCGACGCCACAGCGCACAGACTAG
- a CDS encoding alpha-(1->3)-arabinofuranosyltransferase, producing the protein MWLVGAIALALTFAQSPGRVSPDTKLDLTVNPLRFLARATNLWNSELPFGQAQNQAYGYLFPHGTFFAIGHLLSVPGWITQRLWWALLLTVGFWGLLRVAEALGIGSPASRVIGAAAFALSPRVLTTLGSISSETLPMMLAPWVLLPTILALKSGGRACANRSVRALAAQAGLAVALMGAVNAIATLAGCLPAVIWWACHRPNRLWWRYTGWWSVALFLAMLWWVVALVMLRAISPPFLDFIESSGVTTQWSSLTEILRGTDSWTPYVAPTATAGAPLVTGSAAVLATCLVAAAGLAGLAGSTMPARGRLVTMLLVGVALMAVGYSGGLGSPVAHAVQAFLDAGGAPLRNVHKLGSVVRIPIVLGIVHVLGRVPLPGARPVSVWLRAFAHPERDKRVAVAIVVLTALMVSTSLAWTGRLTPPGTFSAIPRYWQETADWLDRHNTGTPVPGRVLVAPGAPFATQVWGTSHDEPLQVLGGSPWGVRDSIPLTPPQTIRALDSVQRLFAAGRPSAGLADTLARQGISYVVVRNDLDPDASRSARPLLVHRAVDGSPGLQKVAQFGEPVGPGTLAGFVADSGLRPRYPAVEIYRVAGGSGAPYFADVDRLPRVDGGPEVLLRLDERRRLQGQPALGPVLMTADARAAGLPVPAVTVTDTPVARETDYGRVDHHSSAVRAAGDARHTYNRVPDYPVPGADPVAGTWTGGRISVSSSSSDSTAMPDVAPATSPVAAIDGDPATAWVSNSLQAAVGQWLQVDFDHPVTNAAITLTPSATAVGAQVRRILIETATGSTTLRFDQPGKPLAAALPYGETPWVRITAAGTDDGSPGVQFGITDLSITQYDASGFAHPLDLRHTVRVPGPPPGSAITGFDLGSELLGRPGCATAPGGVRCAPSMALAPEEPVNLSRTLTIPAPMSVTPLVWVRPRQGPKLADLIAEPNTTRAHGDADLVDVLGSAYAATDGDPATAWTAPQPVVQHKTPPTLTLALPRPTEVTGLRLVSSRSALPAHPTMVAVNLGDGPQVRSVKPGESQTLSLNPRVTDSVTVSLLDWEDVIDRNALGFDQLKPPGLAEVAALGADGKPIAPADAARDRAREITVDCDHGPVIAVAGRFEHTSIRTTVGALLNDEPVAARPCDRDPIALPAGQQELLISPGAQFVVDGAQLTAPATAAPQPAPVGVPAWRVWGPDRREVQAPPSVAPRVLVIPESINPGWVARTSSGARLTPVAVNGWQQGWVVPPGDPGTITLTFPSNAPYRVGLAVGLALLPLLAMLALWRTRSRRADDAPARPWRPGAWAAVAVVACGAVIAGAAGVVVVAAALGLRYALRGRRLDRARVVLSAGGLILAGAALSRHPWRSVDGYAGHSANVQLLALISLAVLAASAVTLRSEDRAERDE; encoded by the coding sequence CTGTGGTTGGTCGGGGCGATCGCGCTGGCGTTGACGTTCGCGCAATCGCCGGGGCGGGTCTCCCCCGACACCAAACTTGACCTCACCGTCAACCCGCTGCGCTTCCTGGCCCGGGCCACCAACCTGTGGAACAGCGAGCTGCCATTCGGACAGGCGCAGAATCAGGCGTACGGCTACCTGTTCCCGCACGGGACCTTCTTCGCGATCGGCCATCTGCTCTCGGTGCCGGGGTGGATCACCCAACGGCTGTGGTGGGCGCTGCTGCTCACCGTCGGCTTCTGGGGACTGTTGCGGGTGGCCGAGGCGCTGGGCATCGGCAGCCCCGCGTCGCGGGTGATCGGTGCCGCGGCGTTCGCGCTGTCGCCCCGGGTGCTGACCACGCTCGGCTCCATCTCGTCGGAAACGCTGCCGATGATGCTGGCGCCGTGGGTGTTGCTGCCCACGATCCTGGCGCTGAAATCAGGGGGGCGCGCCTGTGCCAACCGGTCGGTTCGGGCGCTGGCCGCGCAGGCCGGTCTGGCCGTCGCCTTGATGGGCGCGGTCAACGCGATCGCCACGCTGGCCGGCTGCCTGCCGGCGGTGATCTGGTGGGCCTGCCACCGGCCGAACCGGTTGTGGTGGCGCTACACCGGATGGTGGTCGGTCGCCCTTTTCCTGGCGATGCTGTGGTGGGTGGTCGCCCTGGTGATGCTGCGGGCCATCAGCCCGCCCTTCCTGGACTTCATCGAATCCTCCGGTGTGACGACGCAATGGTCGTCGCTCACCGAGATACTGCGCGGCACCGACAGCTGGACCCCGTACGTGGCGCCGACCGCCACCGCGGGTGCGCCGCTGGTGACCGGCTCGGCGGCCGTCCTGGCCACCTGCCTGGTCGCGGCGGCCGGGCTGGCGGGGCTGGCCGGTTCGACGATGCCGGCCCGCGGACGGCTGGTGACGATGCTGTTGGTAGGCGTCGCGTTGATGGCCGTCGGCTACAGCGGCGGGCTGGGCTCGCCCGTGGCTCACGCGGTGCAGGCGTTCCTGGACGCCGGCGGTGCGCCGCTGCGCAACGTGCACAAGCTGGGGTCGGTGGTCCGGATCCCGATCGTGCTGGGCATCGTCCACGTGCTCGGTCGCGTCCCGCTGCCCGGTGCGCGGCCCGTCTCGGTTTGGCTGCGTGCGTTCGCCCACCCCGAGCGCGACAAGCGGGTCGCGGTCGCGATCGTCGTCCTGACGGCGCTGATGGTGAGCACCTCGCTGGCGTGGACCGGCCGGCTGACTCCGCCCGGCACCTTCAGCGCGATACCCCGGTACTGGCAGGAAACCGCCGACTGGCTCGACCGGCACAACACGGGGACCCCGGTGCCCGGCCGGGTGCTGGTGGCCCCGGGGGCGCCGTTCGCCACGCAGGTGTGGGGCACCAGCCATGACGAGCCGCTGCAGGTGCTCGGCGGCAGCCCCTGGGGCGTGCGCGACTCCATCCCGTTGACCCCACCGCAAACCATCCGTGCGCTGGATTCGGTGCAACGCCTGTTCGCCGCTGGGCGCCCTTCGGCAGGACTCGCCGATACCCTTGCCCGACAAGGCATTTCGTATGTGGTGGTGCGCAACGACCTGGACCCGGACGCGTCGCGCTCGGCGCGCCCCCTCCTGGTACACCGCGCCGTCGACGGGTCCCCGGGTTTGCAGAAGGTGGCGCAGTTCGGCGAGCCGGTCGGACCCGGCACCCTGGCGGGCTTCGTCGCCGACAGCGGACTGCGCCCGCGGTACCCGGCCGTCGAGATCTACCGGGTTGCCGGCGGTTCGGGCGCGCCCTACTTCGCCGACGTCGACCGGCTGCCCCGGGTCGACGGCGGACCGGAAGTGCTGCTGCGCCTCGACGAGCGGCGCCGGCTGCAGGGGCAGCCGGCGCTGGGCCCGGTGCTGATGACCGCCGACGCGCGCGCCGCCGGTTTGCCGGTGCCGGCGGTGACCGTCACCGACACCCCGGTGGCCCGTGAGACCGACTACGGCCGGGTGGACCATCATTCGTCGGCCGTCCGCGCCGCGGGCGACGCCCGGCATACCTACAACCGGGTGCCCGACTATCCCGTGCCCGGGGCCGACCCGGTCGCCGGCACCTGGACCGGCGGGCGGATCAGCGTTTCGAGCTCGTCGTCGGACTCCACCGCGATGCCCGACGTGGCGCCTGCGACCTCCCCCGTCGCCGCCATCGACGGCGACCCGGCGACCGCGTGGGTGTCCAACTCGCTGCAGGCCGCCGTCGGCCAGTGGCTGCAGGTCGATTTCGACCACCCGGTGACCAACGCGGCGATCACCCTGACGCCCAGCGCCACCGCGGTCGGCGCGCAGGTGCGCCGCATCCTGATCGAAACCGCGACCGGCAGCACCACGCTGCGGTTCGACCAGCCCGGCAAGCCGCTCGCCGCCGCGCTGCCCTACGGCGAAACGCCGTGGGTGCGCATCACCGCCGCGGGCACCGACGACGGTTCTCCCGGTGTGCAATTCGGCATCACCGACCTGTCGATCACCCAGTACGACGCGTCCGGATTTGCCCACCCGCTCGACCTGCGGCACACCGTACGGGTTCCCGGGCCGCCGCCTGGATCGGCGATCACCGGCTTCGACCTTGGTTCCGAACTACTCGGCAGGCCGGGCTGCGCGACGGCGCCCGGCGGCGTGCGCTGCGCGCCGTCGATGGCCCTCGCGCCCGAAGAGCCGGTCAATCTCAGCAGGACGCTGACCATTCCCGCGCCGATGTCGGTGACCCCGCTGGTGTGGGTGCGGCCACGGCAGGGGCCCAAGCTGGCCGACCTGATCGCCGAGCCGAACACCACCCGGGCACACGGCGACGCCGACCTGGTCGACGTCCTCGGCTCGGCGTATGCGGCGACCGACGGCGACCCGGCCACCGCGTGGACGGCGCCGCAGCCGGTGGTGCAACACAAGACCCCGCCCACGCTGACGCTCGCCTTGCCGCGGCCCACCGAGGTCACCGGGCTGCGGCTGGTATCGAGCCGGTCGGCGTTGCCCGCCCACCCGACGATGGTGGCGGTCAATCTCGGCGACGGCCCGCAGGTGCGCTCGGTGAAACCCGGTGAATCGCAGACGCTCTCGCTGAATCCCCGGGTGACCGACAGCGTCACCGTCAGCCTGCTCGACTGGGAAGACGTCATCGACCGCAACGCGCTGGGTTTCGACCAGCTCAAGCCGCCGGGGCTGGCCGAGGTGGCGGCGCTCGGCGCCGACGGCAAACCGATCGCGCCCGCCGACGCCGCCCGCGATCGCGCGCGGGAGATCACCGTCGACTGCGACCACGGCCCGGTGATCGCGGTCGCGGGCCGGTTCGAGCACACCTCGATCCGAACCACCGTGGGCGCGCTGCTGAACGACGAGCCCGTCGCCGCGCGGCCATGCGACCGCGACCCGATCGCGCTGCCGGCGGGCCAGCAGGAGCTGTTGATCAGCCCGGGCGCCCAATTCGTCGTCGACGGCGCCCAGCTGACCGCGCCGGCCACAGCCGCCCCGCAGCCCGCCCCCGTAGGAGTTCCGGCGTGGCGGGTGTGGGGTCCGGACCGTCGCGAGGTGCAGGCGCCGCCGTCGGTCGCGCCCCGGGTGCTGGTCATCCCCGAAAGCATCAACCCCGGTTGGGTGGCGCGCACCAGCAGCGGGGCCCGGCTGACCCCGGTGGCCGTCAACGGGTGGCAGCAGGGCTGGGTGGTGCCGCCCGGGGACCCCGGCACCATCACGCTGACCTTCCCGTCCAACGCGCCGTACCGGGTGGGGCTGGCGGTGGGGCTGGCCCTGCTGCCGCTGTTGGCCATGCTCGCGCTGTGGCGCACGCGAAGCAGGCGAGCCGACGACGCGCCCGCCCGGCCGTGGCGGCCGGGCGCATGGGCGGCGGTCGCGGTGGTCGCCTGCGGGGCGGTGATCGCCGGTGCGGCCGGGGTCGTCGTGGTCGCCGCCGCCCTGGGCCTGCGGTACGCCTTGCGCGGTCGGCGCTTGGACCGCGCAAGGGTGGTGCTGAGCGCGGGCGGCCTGATCCTGGCCGGGGCGGCGCTGTCGCGGCATCCGTGGCGGTCGGTCGACGGCTATGCGGGTCATTCCGCGAATGTCCAGCTGCTGGCGCTGATTTCGCTTGCGGTGCTCGCCGCTTCCGCGGTGACTTTGCGGTCCGAGGATCGGGCGGAACGCGACGAATAG
- a CDS encoding DUF2613 domain-containing protein — protein MNRIIAPAAASVVVGLLLGAAAIFGITLMVQQDTKPPLPGGDPQSSVLNRVEYGNRS, from the coding sequence ATGAACCGGATCATTGCGCCCGCCGCCGCGAGCGTGGTGGTTGGCCTGTTGCTCGGCGCGGCAGCGATCTTCGGGATCACCTTGATGGTGCAACAGGACACGAAACCGCCACTCCCCGGGGGCGATCCGCAGTCGTCAGTGCTCAACCGGGTCGAGTACGGCAACCGTAGCTAG
- a CDS encoding DUF2613 family protein produces the protein MTGFTLAAAASIAVGLSVGVATTLGVTLAVADHGVTPVRVRPAALIPLGPHQVQYGDRCFHGHCLP, from the coding sequence ATGACCGGTTTTACCCTGGCCGCCGCGGCCAGTATCGCGGTGGGTCTGTCGGTCGGAGTCGCGACGACCCTCGGAGTGACGCTGGCCGTCGCCGACCACGGTGTGACACCGGTGCGCGTCCGTCCGGCCGCGCTGATTCCGCTGGGACCGCATCAGGTGCAGTACGGCGACCGGTGTTTTCATGGGCACTGTCTGCCCTGA
- a CDS encoding glycoside hydrolase family 3 N-terminal domain-containing protein, which yields MSFSRAMTAMGAVLPVVSALVAGCAHHAARPPGPSTSVSKPTAAPAAPECGDVTKMAVRDKLAQLLMVGVKNADDARSVVNDHHVGGIFIGSWTDLSIFQGPLADIAAKAGPLPLAVSVDEEGGRVSRLRSLIGSAPSPRELAQTQTVAQVHDLAAERGKKMRDLGVTIDFAPVVDVTDATDGVIGDRSFGGDPNTVTAYAGAYAQGLRDAGLLPVLKHFPGHGHGSGDSHTGSVVTPPLSDLQSLDLVPYRTLVTAAPVAVMLGHLQVPGLTGDDPASLSAAAVRLLRDGVGYGAPPFSGPVFSDDLSSMGAISDRYGVAEAVLRTLQAGTDVALWVTTDEVPAVLDRLQKAVAAGELPAQRIDDALARVAAMKGRSPACGH from the coding sequence ATGTCATTCTCGCGCGCCATGACCGCCATGGGGGCCGTGCTCCCCGTCGTGTCGGCTTTGGTGGCGGGCTGCGCTCACCACGCCGCCAGGCCACCCGGCCCGTCGACCTCGGTCAGCAAGCCGACGGCGGCGCCCGCGGCGCCGGAGTGCGGTGACGTCACCAAGATGGCGGTCCGCGACAAGCTGGCCCAGCTGCTGATGGTGGGCGTGAAGAACGCCGATGACGCCCGATCGGTGGTCAACGACCACCACGTCGGCGGCATCTTCATCGGCAGCTGGACGGACCTGTCGATCTTCCAGGGCCCGCTGGCCGACATCGCGGCCAAGGCCGGGCCGCTCCCGCTGGCGGTGAGCGTCGACGAGGAGGGCGGCCGGGTGTCGCGGTTGCGGTCGCTCATCGGCTCGGCGCCGTCGCCCCGGGAGCTGGCACAGACCCAGACCGTCGCGCAGGTCCACGACCTGGCGGCCGAGCGCGGCAAGAAGATGCGCGACCTGGGCGTCACCATCGACTTCGCCCCCGTCGTCGATGTCACCGACGCCACCGACGGCGTCATCGGGGACCGCTCGTTCGGTGGCGACCCGAACACGGTGACCGCCTACGCCGGCGCGTACGCGCAAGGCCTGCGGGACGCCGGGCTGCTGCCGGTGCTCAAGCACTTCCCCGGCCACGGGCACGGCTCGGGCGATTCGCACACCGGCAGTGTGGTGACGCCGCCGCTGAGCGACCTGCAGAGCCTCGACCTGGTGCCCTACCGGACGCTGGTGACCGCGGCGCCGGTCGCGGTGATGCTGGGTCACCTGCAGGTCCCCGGGCTGACCGGCGACGACCCCGCGAGCCTGAGCGCCGCGGCCGTGCGGCTGCTGCGCGACGGCGTCGGCTACGGCGCCCCGCCGTTCAGCGGCCCGGTGTTCAGCGACGACCTGTCCAGCATGGGCGCCATCTCGGACCGGTACGGCGTCGCCGAGGCGGTGCTGCGCACGCTGCAGGCCGGCACCGACGTCGCGCTCTGGGTCACCACCGACGAGGTGCCCGCGGTCCTGGACCGGCTGCAGAAGGCGGTGGCCGCCGGTGAACTGCCCGCACAGCGGATAGACGACGCGCTGGCGCGGGTCGCGGCGATGAAGGGCCGTAGCCCCGCCTGCGGCCACTGA
- a CDS encoding TetR/AcrR family transcriptional regulator, with the protein MAGGTKRLPRAIREQQMLDAAVQMFSVNGYHETSMDAIAAQAQISKPMLYLYYGSKEDLFGACLNREMGRFIDAVRADIDFTQSPKDLLRNTIVAFMRYIDANRASWIVMYTQATSSQAFAHMVREGREQIIELVAGLVRAGSRTPRTEREHEMMAVALVGAGEAMANQLSTGDIDADEAAELMINLFWHGLRGAPEEREAAARALPEKGEPGAAGR; encoded by the coding sequence ATGGCGGGTGGCACCAAGCGGTTACCGCGCGCTATCCGCGAGCAACAAATGCTCGACGCCGCCGTGCAGATGTTTTCGGTCAACGGCTACCACGAGACCTCGATGGACGCCATTGCCGCCCAGGCGCAGATCTCCAAGCCGATGCTGTACCTGTACTACGGCTCCAAGGAGGACCTGTTCGGCGCCTGCCTGAACCGGGAGATGGGCCGGTTCATCGACGCGGTCCGCGCCGACATCGACTTCACGCAGAGCCCGAAAGACCTGCTGCGCAACACCATCGTGGCCTTCATGCGCTACATCGACGCGAATCGGGCGTCGTGGATCGTGATGTACACACAGGCCACCAGCTCGCAGGCGTTCGCGCACATGGTGCGAGAGGGGCGTGAACAGATCATCGAGCTGGTCGCCGGGCTGGTGCGGGCAGGCAGCCGCACCCCGCGGACCGAACGTGAGCACGAGATGATGGCCGTGGCGCTGGTGGGGGCGGGCGAGGCGATGGCCAACCAGCTCAGCACCGGCGACATCGACGCCGACGAGGCGGCCGAGCTGATGATCAACCTGTTCTGGCACGGCCTTCGGGGCGCGCCGGAGGAGCGCGAGGCCGCCGCCAGGGCGCTGCCCGAGAAGGGCGAGCCCGGCGCCGCCGGGCGCTGA
- a CDS encoding chloride channel protein, with product MARPPARHNLDFFCAVIIVGLLAGVAGLATTFVLRFVEHVTYHYTFGALLAGVAGSGPVRRAVGPMIGGALAAIGWWLLRSRTQVPPLAETIASGQRIPRLAWSVDAMLQVLLVGSGASLGREGAPRQFASALSDFGTGWLKRLSPRDREVLLACAAGAGLGAVYAVPLAGALFSLRILLRTWHPRAVGAAFISSSLAVAVGSAITRDEPNLGWPSGESTYLLTAHGLLLAPLTLVVGLAFNRLMAAAKPAKQMQTWVLVPALAGAGLVMGICSHWWPELPGNGRSILTVGLSSGMTLMSALAILALKPLLTALFLRAGGAGGLLTPSLATGSAAGAALVLTINWAAGIHLHVPAVSLAGAAGVLAVTQGSPIWAAIFVWELARPPLWLFLLFLLTATSAHGLKVLAKGRGPTHSG from the coding sequence GTGGCTCGACCACCCGCCCGGCACAACCTCGACTTCTTCTGCGCCGTAATCATCGTCGGGCTGTTGGCCGGGGTCGCCGGATTGGCGACGACGTTCGTGCTGCGCTTCGTCGAGCACGTCACGTATCACTACACCTTCGGCGCGCTGCTGGCCGGCGTCGCCGGCAGCGGTCCGGTGCGACGCGCGGTGGGGCCGATGATCGGCGGCGCGCTGGCGGCTATCGGGTGGTGGCTCTTGCGGAGCAGGACGCAGGTGCCGCCCCTGGCGGAAACCATCGCAAGCGGGCAGCGGATACCGCGGCTCGCGTGGAGCGTCGACGCCATGCTGCAGGTGCTGCTCGTCGGATCCGGGGCATCGCTGGGCCGGGAAGGGGCCCCACGCCAATTCGCTTCTGCGCTAAGCGATTTCGGGACCGGTTGGCTCAAGCGGCTGTCACCGCGCGACCGCGAGGTGTTGCTCGCCTGCGCGGCCGGCGCCGGGCTGGGCGCGGTCTACGCCGTTCCGCTGGCCGGTGCGCTGTTCTCGCTGCGAATCCTGCTCCGCACCTGGCATCCGCGGGCGGTGGGCGCGGCGTTCATCTCGTCGAGCCTGGCGGTCGCCGTCGGTTCGGCCATCACGCGCGACGAACCCAACCTGGGATGGCCGAGCGGGGAGTCGACCTACCTGCTGACCGCGCACGGGCTGCTGCTGGCGCCGCTGACCCTGGTGGTGGGGCTGGCGTTCAACCGCTTGATGGCCGCGGCGAAGCCGGCCAAGCAGATGCAAACCTGGGTGCTGGTTCCCGCGCTCGCCGGAGCCGGGTTGGTGATGGGCATCTGCTCCCATTGGTGGCCCGAGCTGCCCGGCAACGGCCGAAGCATCCTGACGGTCGGCTTGTCCAGTGGCATGACGCTGATGTCGGCGCTCGCGATCCTGGCTTTGAAACCCTTGCTCACCGCGCTATTCCTGCGTGCCGGCGGGGCGGGCGGACTGCTGACACCGTCGCTGGCTACCGGTTCGGCCGCCGGGGCGGCGCTGGTGCTGACGATCAACTGGGCGGCCGGGATTCACCTGCACGTGCCGGCGGTGTCGCTGGCGGGCGCCGCCGGCGTGCTCGCGGTGACGCAGGGATCACCGATCTGGGCGGCGATCTTCGTCTGGGAACTGGCCCGCCCGCCGCTGTGGTTGTTCCTGCTCTTCCTGCTGACCGCGACCAGCGCTCACGGGTTGAAAGTCCTTGCCAAGGGCCGAGGCCCGACGCACTCGGGCTAG